In Jaculus jaculus isolate mJacJac1 chromosome 11, mJacJac1.mat.Y.cur, whole genome shotgun sequence, the following proteins share a genomic window:
- the Ctbp1 gene encoding C-terminal-binding protein 1 isoform X3, translated as MSGVRPPIMNGPMHPRPLVALLDGRDCTVEMPILKDVATVAFCDAQSTQEIHEKVLNEAVGALMYHTITLTREDLEKFKALRIIVRIGSGFDNIDIKSAGDLGIAVCNVPAASVEETADSTLCHILNLYRRTTWLHQALREGTRVQSVEQIREVASGAARIRGETLGIIGLGRVGQAVALRAKAFGFNVLFYDPYLSDGIERALGLQRVSTLQDLLFHSDCVTLHCGLNEHNHHLINDFTVKQMRQGAFLVNTARGGLVDEKALAQALKEGRIRGAALDVHESEPFSFSQGPLKDAPNLICTPHAAWYSEQASIEMREEAAREIRRAITGRIPDSLKNCVNKDHLTAATHWASMDPAVVHPELNGAAYSRYPPGVVGVAPTGIPAAVEGIVPSAMSLSHGLPPVAHPPHAPSPGQTVKPEADRDHASDQL; from the exons GCGTCCGACCTCCCATCATGAACGGGCCCATGCACCCTAGGCCCCTGGTGGCGCTGCTAGATGGCCGGGATTGCACGGTGGAGATGCCCATCCTGAAGGACGTGGCCACGGTGGCCTTCTGTGATGCACAGTCCACACAGGAGATCCACGAGAAG GTGCTGAATGAGGCCGTAGGTGCCCTCATGTATCACACCATCACACTGACCAGAGAAGACCTGGAGAAGTTCAAGGCTCTCCGCATCATCGTGCGAATTGGCAGTGGCTTTGACAACATCGATATCAAGTCAGCCGGGGATCTAG GTATCGCTGTGTGCAACGTGCCTGCAGCATCTGTGGAAGAGACAGCGGACTCCACCCTGTGTCACATCCTAAACCTGTACCGGCGTACTACCTGGCTGCACCAGGCACTCCGGGAAGGCACTCGGGTCCAGAGTGTTGAGCAGATCCGTGAAGTAGCTTCGGGAGCTGCCAGGATTCGTGGGGAGACCTTGGGCATCATTGGACTAG GTCGTGTGGGCCAGGCAGTGGCACTGCGGGCAAAGGCTTTTGGCTTCAACGTCCTCTTCTATGACCCATACCTGTCCGACGGCATTGAGCGGGCCCTGGGTCTGCAGCGTGTGAGCACACTGCAGGACCTACTCTTCCACAGCGACTGCGTGACACTGCACTGCGGCCTCAATGAGCACAACCACCACCTCATCAACGACTTCACCGTCAagcag ATGAGACAAGGAGCCTTCCTGGTGAACACAGCCCGCGGTGGGCTGGTGGACGAGAAGGCACTGGCTCAGGCCCTAAAGGAGGGGCGGATCCGTGGCGCAGCCCTGGATGTGCACGAGTCGGAGCCCTTCAG CTTTAGCCAGGGCCCCTTGAAGGATGCACCCAATCTCATCTGCACCCCTCATGCCGCATGGTACAGCGAACAGGCGTCCATTGAGATGCGTGAGGAGGCAGCCCGGGAGATTCGACGAGCCATTACAG GCCGGATCCCAGACAGCCTGAAAAACTGTGTCAACAAGGACCACCTGACAGCTGCCACCCACTGGGCCAGCATGGACCCTGCTGTGGTGCACCCTGAGCTCAATGGGGCCGCCTACAG CAGGTACCCACCAGGTGTTGTGGGTGTGGCCCCCACTGGCATCCCAGCTGCTGTGGAAGGTATCGTCCCCAGCGCCATGTCCCTGTCCCATGGCCTGCCGCCTGTGGCCCACCCACCCCACGCCCCTTCTCCTGGCCAAACTGTCAAGCCCGAGGCGGATAGAGACCACGCAAGTGACCAGTTGTAG
- the Ctbp1 gene encoding C-terminal-binding protein 1 isoform X1 — MGSSHLLNKGLPLGVRPPIMNGPMHPRPLVALLDGRDCTVEMPILKDVATVAFCDAQSTQEIHEKVLNEAVGALMYHTITLTREDLEKFKALRIIVRIGSGFDNIDIKSAGDLGIAVCNVPAASVEETADSTLCHILNLYRRTTWLHQALREGTRVQSVEQIREVASGAARIRGETLGIIGLGRVGQAVALRAKAFGFNVLFYDPYLSDGIERALGLQRVSTLQDLLFHSDCVTLHCGLNEHNHHLINDFTVKQMRQGAFLVNTARGGLVDEKALAQALKEGRIRGAALDVHESEPFSFSQGPLKDAPNLICTPHAAWYSEQASIEMREEAAREIRRAITGRIPDSLKNCVNKDHLTAATHWASMDPAVVHPELNGAAYSRYPPGVVGVAPTGIPAAVEGIVPSAMSLSHGLPPVAHPPHAPSPGQTVKPEADRDHASDQL; from the exons GCGTCCGACCTCCCATCATGAACGGGCCCATGCACCCTAGGCCCCTGGTGGCGCTGCTAGATGGCCGGGATTGCACGGTGGAGATGCCCATCCTGAAGGACGTGGCCACGGTGGCCTTCTGTGATGCACAGTCCACACAGGAGATCCACGAGAAG GTGCTGAATGAGGCCGTAGGTGCCCTCATGTATCACACCATCACACTGACCAGAGAAGACCTGGAGAAGTTCAAGGCTCTCCGCATCATCGTGCGAATTGGCAGTGGCTTTGACAACATCGATATCAAGTCAGCCGGGGATCTAG GTATCGCTGTGTGCAACGTGCCTGCAGCATCTGTGGAAGAGACAGCGGACTCCACCCTGTGTCACATCCTAAACCTGTACCGGCGTACTACCTGGCTGCACCAGGCACTCCGGGAAGGCACTCGGGTCCAGAGTGTTGAGCAGATCCGTGAAGTAGCTTCGGGAGCTGCCAGGATTCGTGGGGAGACCTTGGGCATCATTGGACTAG GTCGTGTGGGCCAGGCAGTGGCACTGCGGGCAAAGGCTTTTGGCTTCAACGTCCTCTTCTATGACCCATACCTGTCCGACGGCATTGAGCGGGCCCTGGGTCTGCAGCGTGTGAGCACACTGCAGGACCTACTCTTCCACAGCGACTGCGTGACACTGCACTGCGGCCTCAATGAGCACAACCACCACCTCATCAACGACTTCACCGTCAagcag ATGAGACAAGGAGCCTTCCTGGTGAACACAGCCCGCGGTGGGCTGGTGGACGAGAAGGCACTGGCTCAGGCCCTAAAGGAGGGGCGGATCCGTGGCGCAGCCCTGGATGTGCACGAGTCGGAGCCCTTCAG CTTTAGCCAGGGCCCCTTGAAGGATGCACCCAATCTCATCTGCACCCCTCATGCCGCATGGTACAGCGAACAGGCGTCCATTGAGATGCGTGAGGAGGCAGCCCGGGAGATTCGACGAGCCATTACAG GCCGGATCCCAGACAGCCTGAAAAACTGTGTCAACAAGGACCACCTGACAGCTGCCACCCACTGGGCCAGCATGGACCCTGCTGTGGTGCACCCTGAGCTCAATGGGGCCGCCTACAG CAGGTACCCACCAGGTGTTGTGGGTGTGGCCCCCACTGGCATCCCAGCTGCTGTGGAAGGTATCGTCCCCAGCGCCATGTCCCTGTCCCATGGCCTGCCGCCTGTGGCCCACCCACCCCACGCCCCTTCTCCTGGCCAAACTGTCAAGCCCGAGGCGGATAGAGACCACGCAAGTGACCAGTTGTAG
- the Ctbp1 gene encoding C-terminal-binding protein 1 isoform X2, with protein sequence MGSSHLLNKGLPLGVRPPIMNGPMHPRPLVALLDGRDCTVEMPILKDVATVAFCDAQSTQEIHEKVLNEAVGALMYHTITLTREDLEKFKALRIIVRIGSGFDNIDIKSAGDLGIAVCNVPAASVEETADSTLCHILNLYRRTTWLHQALREGTRVQSVEQIREVASGAARIRGETLGIIGLGRVGQAVALRAKAFGFNVLFYDPYLSDGIERALGLQRVSTLQDLLFHSDCVTLHCGLNEHNHHLINDFTVKQMRQGAFLVNTARGGLVDEKALAQALKEGRIRGAALDVHESEPFSFSQGPLKDAPNLICTPHAAWYSEQASIEMREEAAREIRRAITGRIPDSLKNCVNKDHLTAATHWASMDPAVVHPELNGAAYRYPPGVVGVAPTGIPAAVEGIVPSAMSLSHGLPPVAHPPHAPSPGQTVKPEADRDHASDQL encoded by the exons GCGTCCGACCTCCCATCATGAACGGGCCCATGCACCCTAGGCCCCTGGTGGCGCTGCTAGATGGCCGGGATTGCACGGTGGAGATGCCCATCCTGAAGGACGTGGCCACGGTGGCCTTCTGTGATGCACAGTCCACACAGGAGATCCACGAGAAG GTGCTGAATGAGGCCGTAGGTGCCCTCATGTATCACACCATCACACTGACCAGAGAAGACCTGGAGAAGTTCAAGGCTCTCCGCATCATCGTGCGAATTGGCAGTGGCTTTGACAACATCGATATCAAGTCAGCCGGGGATCTAG GTATCGCTGTGTGCAACGTGCCTGCAGCATCTGTGGAAGAGACAGCGGACTCCACCCTGTGTCACATCCTAAACCTGTACCGGCGTACTACCTGGCTGCACCAGGCACTCCGGGAAGGCACTCGGGTCCAGAGTGTTGAGCAGATCCGTGAAGTAGCTTCGGGAGCTGCCAGGATTCGTGGGGAGACCTTGGGCATCATTGGACTAG GTCGTGTGGGCCAGGCAGTGGCACTGCGGGCAAAGGCTTTTGGCTTCAACGTCCTCTTCTATGACCCATACCTGTCCGACGGCATTGAGCGGGCCCTGGGTCTGCAGCGTGTGAGCACACTGCAGGACCTACTCTTCCACAGCGACTGCGTGACACTGCACTGCGGCCTCAATGAGCACAACCACCACCTCATCAACGACTTCACCGTCAagcag ATGAGACAAGGAGCCTTCCTGGTGAACACAGCCCGCGGTGGGCTGGTGGACGAGAAGGCACTGGCTCAGGCCCTAAAGGAGGGGCGGATCCGTGGCGCAGCCCTGGATGTGCACGAGTCGGAGCCCTTCAG CTTTAGCCAGGGCCCCTTGAAGGATGCACCCAATCTCATCTGCACCCCTCATGCCGCATGGTACAGCGAACAGGCGTCCATTGAGATGCGTGAGGAGGCAGCCCGGGAGATTCGACGAGCCATTACAG GCCGGATCCCAGACAGCCTGAAAAACTGTGTCAACAAGGACCACCTGACAGCTGCCACCCACTGGGCCAGCATGGACCCTGCTGTGGTGCACCCTGAGCTCAATGGGGCCGCCTACAG GTACCCACCAGGTGTTGTGGGTGTGGCCCCCACTGGCATCCCAGCTGCTGTGGAAGGTATCGTCCCCAGCGCCATGTCCCTGTCCCATGGCCTGCCGCCTGTGGCCCACCCACCCCACGCCCCTTCTCCTGGCCAAACTGTCAAGCCCGAGGCGGATAGAGACCACGCAAGTGACCAGTTGTAG